A genomic stretch from Hemicordylus capensis ecotype Gifberg chromosome 5, rHemCap1.1.pri, whole genome shotgun sequence includes:
- the NDNF gene encoding protein NDNF, translating to MLLLHCFMPYLLLLLPSTSWTQKLPTRDEELFQMQIQDKTFFHDSSVIPDGAEISSYLFRETPKRFFFVVEEDNTPLAVTVTPCDAPLEWKLSLQELPEESSGEGSGELEPLEQQRQQIISEEGTELFSYRGNDVEYFVSSSSPSGLYQLELLSTEKDTHFKVYATTTPESDQPYPELPYDPRVDVTSLGRTTVTLAWKPSPTASLLKQPMQYCVVINKEHNFKSLCAVEAKQSADDAFMMAPKPGLDFSPFDFAHFGFSSNSNSGKERSFLKSSSKFGRHIYSKPRVDLEKICIGNKNIFTVSELKPDTQYYFDIFAVNTNTNMSTAYVGTFARTKEEAKQKTVDLKDGKVTDVFIKRKGSKFLRFAPASSHQKVTFFVHSCLDAVQIQVRRDRKLILSQNVEGVRQFQLRGKPKAKYLIRLKGNKKGASMLKILATTRPNKQSFPSLPEDTRIKAFDKLRTCSSVTVAWLGTQERNKFCIYRKEVDDNYNEEQKKREQNQCLGPDLRKKSEKVLCKYFHSQNLQKAVTTETIQGLQPGKSYLLDVYVIGHGGHSVKYQSKLVKTRKFC from the exons ATGCTCTTGCTGCATTGCTTCATGCCCTACCTCCTACTGCTGCTGCCCTCGACATCCTGGACACAGAAGCTGCCCACTAGAGATGAAGAACTTTTTCAGATGCAGATTCAGGACAAAACCTTTTTCCACGACTCATCAGTAATACCAGATGGAGCTGAAATTAGCAGCTATCTCTTTAGAGAAACGCCTAAAAG GTTTTTCTTTGTGGTTGAAGAAGATAACACACCCTTAGCAGTTACAGTAACTCCTTGTGATGCACCTTTGGAATGGAAGCTGAGTTTGCAGGAGCTCCCAGAAGAGTCCAGTGGAGAAGGCTCAG GTGAGCTAGAGCCACTTGAACAGCAGAGACAACAGATTATAAGTGAAGAAGGCACAGAGCTGTTCTCATATAGAGGAAATGATGTTGAATATTTTGTATCCTCTAGTTCACCCTCTGGCTTATACCAATTAGAACTCCTGTCAACAGAGAAAGATACCCACTTTAAAGTATACGCTACTACAACTCCAGAGTCAGATCAACCATATCCTGAATTACCTTATGATCCAAGAGTTGATGTCACTTCTCTTGGTCGCACAACTGTCACATTGGCATGGAAACCAAGCCCTACAGCCTCATTACTGAAACAGCCAATGCAATACTGTGTGGTCATTAATAAAGAACACAATTTCAAAAGCCTCTGTGCTGTTGAAGCTAAACAGAGTGCTGATGATGCCTTCATGATGGCCCCCAAACCTGGCCTGGACTTCAGTCCCTTTGACTTTGCACATTTTGGATTTTCTTCCAACAGCAACTCTGGCAAAGAGCGCAGCTTCTTAAAATCATCATCAAAGTTTGGGCGGCATATCTATTCAAAGCCTAGGGTTGACCTGGAAAAGATATGCATTGGGAACAAGAACATCTTCACGGTGTCTGAACTGAAACCTGATACACAGTACTACTTTGACATATTTGCTGTAAATACCAACACAAATATGAGTACTGCCTACGTTGGTACTTTTGCAAGAACCAAAGAGGAGGCCAAACAGAAGACAGTTGATCTCAAAGATGGGAAAGTTACAGATGTGTTCATAAAGAGGAAGGGCTCTAAATTTTTGCGTTTTGCTCCTGCTTCATCCCACCAAAAAGTTACTTTTTTTGTTCATTCATGCCTTGATGCTGTGCAGATCCAAGTCAGAAGAGATAGAAAACTTATCTTGTCTCAGAACGTCGAAGGAGTCCGTCAGTTCCAACTTAGGGGAAAGCCAAAAGCTAAATACCTCATTCGACTGAAAGGAAATAAGAAAGGAGCCTCAATGTTGAAGATTTTGGCTACCACAAGGCCTAATAAGCAATCATTTCCATCTCTTCCTGAAGACACAAGAATCAAAGCATTTGATAAACTTCGCACTTGCTCTTCGGTCACAGTGGCATGGCTAGGTACTCAAGAACGAAACAAATTTTGCATCTACAGAAAGGAAGTAGATGACAATTATAAtgaagaacaaaagaaaagagaACAAAATCAGTGCCTCGGGCCAGACTTGAGGAAAAAATCAGAGAAAGTCCTATGTAAATATTTTCACAGCCAGAACCTACAAAAAGCAGTGACCACAGAGACAATTCAAGGTCTACAGCCTGGTAAATCTTACCTTCTGGATGTTTATGTCATAGGACATGGAGGACATTCTGTCAAATATCAGAGCAAATTGGTGAAAACAAGGAAATTCTGTTAG